One region of Chryseobacterium sp. SORGH_AS_0447 genomic DNA includes:
- the rplR gene encoding 50S ribosomal protein L18, with amino-acid sequence MALSKVEKRIRIKRRVRGKISGSSELPRLSVYKSNKEIYAQLIDDNSGKTLASASSREKGVEANGTKTEVSAAVGKAIAAKAIAAGIENIVFDRNGFVYHGRVKALADGAREGGLKF; translated from the coding sequence ATGGCATTAAGTAAAGTAGAAAAAAGAATAAGAATCAAAAGAAGAGTAAGAGGAAAAATCTCTGGATCTTCTGAATTGCCAAGATTATCTGTATACAAAAGTAATAAGGAAATTTACGCTCAGTTAATCGACGATAACAGTGGAAAAACTTTGGCTTCTGCTTCTTCCAGAGAGAAAGGCGTTGAAGCTAACGGAACAAAGACTGAAGTTTCTGCTGCCGTAGGTAAGGCTATCGCTGCCAAAGCCATCGCTGCAGGAATCGAAAATATTGTATTTGATAGAAACGGATTCGTATATCACGGAAGAGTAAAAGCTCTTGCTGACGGTGCGAGAGAAGGCGGACTTAAATTCTAA
- the rplF gene encoding 50S ribosomal protein L6 yields the protein MSRIGKAIITVPAGVTITENNGVVTVKGPKGELSQELTAGITIEQKDGELNVNRPSDAKQHKALHGLYRALINNMIVGVNQGFEKKLELVGVGYRASHAGQKLELALGFSHGIVLELPSEVKVDTLTEKGKNPIITLTSHDNQLLGMVAAKIRSFRKPEPYKGKGVRFVGEIVRRKAGKSA from the coding sequence ATGTCAAGAATTGGTAAAGCAATTATAACAGTTCCAGCAGGAGTTACCATCACTGAAAACAACGGTGTAGTAACGGTAAAAGGTCCAAAAGGAGAACTTTCTCAGGAGCTTACAGCAGGAATTACTATAGAACAGAAGGATGGAGAACTGAACGTAAACAGACCATCTGATGCTAAACAACACAAAGCGCTTCACGGTTTATACAGAGCGCTGATCAACAATATGATTGTTGGTGTAAACCAAGGTTTCGAAAAGAAACTGGAATTAGTAGGGGTAGGATACAGAGCTTCACACGCAGGTCAAAAACTTGAGTTGGCTTTAGGATTCTCTCACGGTATCGTATTGGAACTTCCAAGTGAAGTAAAAGTAGATACATTGACTGAAAAAGGTAAAAACCCAATTATTACTTTAACGTCTCACGACAACCAACTTCTAGGGATGGTAGCTGCAAAGATCCGTTCTTTCAGAAAGCCTGAACCATACAAAGGAAAAGGGGTAAGATTCGTAGGAGAAATTGTTAGACGTAAAGCTGGTAAATCTGCTTAA
- the rpsH gene encoding 30S ribosomal protein S8, whose amino-acid sequence MVTDPISDFLTRVRNAQSAGHKVVEIPASKIKKEITKILFDQGYILNYKFEDNAVQGVIKIALKYDKQTNKPAIKSIQRASRPGLRQYKGSAELPRVLNGLGISIISTSKGVMTDKKAREEKVGGEVICYVY is encoded by the coding sequence ATGGTAACAGATCCAATTTCAGATTTCCTAACAAGAGTAAGGAACGCACAAAGCGCAGGCCACAAAGTGGTGGAAATTCCTGCATCGAAAATCAAAAAGGAGATTACTAAGATCTTATTCGATCAGGGGTATATCTTAAACTACAAGTTTGAGGATAACGCTGTTCAGGGTGTGATCAAAATCGCTTTAAAGTACGACAAGCAAACCAACAAACCAGCTATCAAGTCTATCCAAAGAGCTTCTAGACCAGGTTTGAGACAGTACAAAGGTTCAGCAGAACTTCCAAGAGTACTAAACGGTTTGGGTATTTCTATCATCTCTACTTCTAAAGGAGTAATGACTGACAAGAAAGCTAGAGAAGAAAAAGTAGGCGGTGAAGTAATCTGCTATGTTTATTAA
- the rpsN gene encoding 30S ribosomal protein S14 gives MAKESMKARERKREALVAKYADKRKALKEAGDYEGLQKLPKNASPVRLHNRCKLTGRPRGYMRTFGISRVTFREMANNGLIPGVKKASW, from the coding sequence ATGGCTAAAGAATCAATGAAAGCGCGTGAGCGCAAAAGAGAAGCGTTAGTTGCTAAATACGCTGATAAAAGAAAAGCTTTAAAAGAAGCTGGTGATTATGAAGGACTTCAGAAATTACCAAAAAATGCTTCTCCTGTAAGATTACACAACAGATGTAAATTAACAGGAAGACCAAGAGGATACATGAGAACGTTCGGAATTTCCAGAGTAACTTTCAGAGAAATGGCAAACAACGGTCTTATCCCGGGAGTTAAAAAAGCCAGCTGGTAA
- the rplE gene encoding 50S ribosomal protein L5 has protein sequence MEYIARPKKAYQETIVPAMMEEFGYKSVMQVPRLEKIVLSQGLGDATADKKIIDYAVEELTNITGQKAVGTISKKDEAAFKLRKGMPVGAKVTLRAHKMYEFLDRLTSSALPRIRDFSGIKADGFDGRGNYNLGITEQIIFPEIVIDKVKKIQGMDITFVTTAKTDKEAKALLTHFGLPFKKN, from the coding sequence ATGGAATATATAGCAAGACCCAAAAAAGCATATCAAGAAACGATTGTTCCTGCAATGATGGAAGAATTCGGATACAAATCTGTAATGCAGGTACCTAGATTAGAGAAAATCGTATTGTCTCAAGGTTTAGGAGATGCTACTGCAGATAAGAAAATCATCGATTATGCTGTTGAAGAACTAACGAACATCACTGGTCAGAAGGCTGTTGGTACAATCTCTAAGAAAGATGAGGCTGCTTTCAAACTAAGAAAAGGAATGCCTGTAGGTGCTAAAGTTACTCTAAGAGCTCACAAAATGTATGAGTTCCTAGACAGATTAACTTCTTCTGCATTGCCACGTATCAGAGATTTCTCTGGAATCAAGGCAGACGGTTTCGACGGTAGAGGTAACTACAACTTAGGGATCACCGAGCAGATCATCTTCCCTGAGATCGTAATCGACAAAGTGAAAAAAATCCAGGGGATGGACATCACTTTCGTTACTACTGCGAAAACAGATAAAGAAGCTAAAGCATTATTAACTCACTTCGGTTTACCATTCAAAAAGAACTAA
- the rplX gene encoding 50S ribosomal protein L24, which translates to MSKLKIKRGDNVIVTTGKKGLKGGTGEVIEVIKKEGKDPRVVVAGLNIVKKHVKPSASNPQGGITEKEASIHISNVALVGKDGKAIKVGYKIEGDKKVRINKKTGETL; encoded by the coding sequence ATGTCAAAGTTAAAAATAAAAAGAGGAGATAACGTAATCGTAACTACAGGTAAGAAAGGTCTTAAAGGTGGTACCGGTGAAGTTATTGAAGTGATCAAAAAAGAAGGAAAAGACCCTAGAGTAGTTGTTGCAGGACTTAACATCGTTAAAAAACACGTTAAGCCTTCAGCTTCCAACCCTCAAGGTGGAATTACTGAAAAAGAAGCTTCTATTCATATCTCAAACGTTGCTTTAGTTGGTAAAGACGGAAAAGCGATCAAAGTAGGTTACAAAATCGAAGGAGATAAGAAAGTAAGAATCAACAAAAAAACGGGTGAAACTTTATAA
- the rplN gene encoding 50S ribosomal protein L14 encodes MLQTESRLKVADNTGAKEVLVIRVLGGTRRRYASVGDKIVVTIKDSTPSGNAKKGQVSKAVVVRTKKAVRRKDGSYIKFEDNACVLLNAAGEMRGTRVFGPVARELRDKEYMKIISLAPEVL; translated from the coding sequence ATGTTACAAACAGAATCAAGATTAAAAGTTGCTGATAACACAGGTGCTAAAGAAGTATTGGTTATCAGAGTTCTGGGAGGAACCAGAAGAAGATATGCTTCAGTTGGTGATAAAATCGTTGTTACTATCAAAGATTCTACACCATCAGGAAACGCTAAGAAAGGTCAGGTATCTAAAGCTGTCGTAGTAAGAACTAAAAAAGCGGTTAGAAGAAAAGATGGTTCATACATCAAATTCGAAGACAATGCTTGTGTATTGCTAAACGCAGCGGGAGAAATGAGAGGAACCCGTGTTTTCGGACCGGTTGCTCGTGAGTTGAGAGACAAAGAATATATGAAAATCATTTCATTAGCTCCTGAAGTACTTTAA
- the rpsQ gene encoding 30S ribosomal protein S17 — MDRNLRKERIGVVSSNKMEKTIVVSETTRVKHPMYGKFVLKTKKYTAHDENNECTEGDTVLIQETRPMSKSKRWRLVRIIEKAK; from the coding sequence ATGGATAGAAATTTAAGAAAAGAAAGAATCGGAGTGGTTTCCAGCAATAAAATGGAAAAAACTATTGTTGTTAGTGAAACTACAAGAGTAAAGCACCCGATGTACGGTAAATTCGTTTTGAAAACGAAAAAATATACTGCACACGACGAGAACAACGAATGCACAGAGGGAGATACAGTTCTGATCCAGGAAACTAGACCGATGAGCAAGAGCAAGAGATGGAGATTAGTAAGAATCATTGAAAAAGCTAAGTAA
- the rpmC gene encoding 50S ribosomal protein L29 yields the protein MKKADIKNLSAGDIQTQLTEAKAQYSKLKLAHAISPIENPIQIRDLRKTIARLNTELTNKQ from the coding sequence ATGAAAAAAGCTGATATTAAAAATTTAAGCGCGGGTGATATTCAAACTCAATTAACTGAAGCAAAAGCTCAATATTCTAAATTGAAATTGGCTCATGCAATCAGCCCAATTGAAAACCCGATCCAAATCAGAGATTTGAGAAAAACAATCGCTAGACTAAACACTGAGTTAACTAACAAACAATAA
- the rplP gene encoding 50S ribosomal protein L16, with the protein MLQPKRTKFRRVHKMKMKGNAQRGSQLAYGTFGIKATEGAWITARQIEAARIAATRYMKREGQLWIKIFPDKPITKKPAEVRMGKGKGAVEYWVAVVKPGKIMFEIGGVPYDVAKEALRLAAQKLPVVTKFIVANDFVKPL; encoded by the coding sequence ATGTTACAACCAAAAAGAACCAAATTCCGTAGAGTTCATAAGATGAAAATGAAGGGGAATGCCCAGAGAGGTAGTCAACTTGCTTATGGAACTTTCGGGATTAAGGCGACAGAAGGTGCTTGGATCACTGCAAGACAAATTGAAGCTGCTCGTATCGCTGCGACAAGATATATGAAGAGAGAAGGTCAACTATGGATCAAAATCTTCCCGGATAAGCCGATTACAAAGAAACCAGCCGAAGTAAGGATGGGTAAAGGTAAAGGTGCCGTGGAATATTGGGTAGCTGTAGTAAAGCCTGGTAAAATTATGTTTGAAATCGGAGGTGTTCCTTACGATGTAGCCAAAGAAGCTCTTAGGCTTGCTGCACAAAAATTACCGGTAGTTACCAAATTCATCGTTGCTAACGATTTTGTTAAACCTCTTTAA
- the rpsC gene encoding 30S ribosomal protein S3 — protein sequence MGQKTNPIGNRLGIIRGWDSNWFGGNDYGDRIAEDYKIRRYLEARLSKGGISRIYIERTLKLVTVTITTARPGLIIGKGGQEVDKLKEELKKLTKKDIQINIFEIKRPELDAVLVADSIAKQIENRISYRRAVKMAMAGTMRMGAEGIKVQISGRLNGAEMARSESFKEGRIPLSTFRADIDYHIGEALTQYGKLGVKVWIMKGEVYGKRELSPLVGQQKKGGQSDRRDNRGGDRDNRRPRKNNNNNNNNN from the coding sequence ATGGGACAGAAGACAAATCCAATTGGTAATAGATTAGGTATCATCAGAGGATGGGATTCTAACTGGTTTGGCGGAAACGATTATGGAGACAGAATCGCGGAAGACTACAAAATCAGAAGATACCTTGAAGCTAGATTATCTAAAGGTGGAATTTCAAGAATTTATATTGAAAGAACATTAAAATTAGTTACAGTTACAATCACTACTGCTAGACCGGGACTTATTATCGGTAAAGGAGGTCAGGAAGTTGATAAACTGAAAGAAGAGTTGAAAAAATTGACTAAAAAGGATATTCAGATCAACATCTTCGAAATCAAAAGACCTGAGCTTGACGCCGTATTGGTTGCAGATAGCATTGCTAAGCAAATTGAAAACAGAATCTCTTACAGAAGAGCTGTTAAAATGGCGATGGCAGGTACCATGAGAATGGGTGCAGAAGGTATCAAAGTTCAGATCTCTGGTAGATTGAACGGAGCTGAAATGGCAAGATCAGAATCTTTCAAAGAAGGAAGAATTCCATTGTCTACTTTCAGAGCAGATATCGATTACCATATCGGTGAAGCATTGACTCAGTACGGAAAACTAGGGGTTAAAGTTTGGATCATGAAAGGAGAAGTTTACGGTAAAAGAGAACTTTCTCCACTAGTGGGACAACAGAAAAAAGGTGGTCAGTCTGACAGAAGAGATAACAGAGGAGGAGACAGAGACAACAGAAGACCTAGAAAGAACAATAACAATAATAACAATAATAATTAA